From Haemorhous mexicanus isolate bHaeMex1 chromosome 2, bHaeMex1.pri, whole genome shotgun sequence, the proteins below share one genomic window:
- the EDNRB gene encoding endothelin receptor type B: protein MPALLLLLLLLSCRAAAAEEDGSLLRPGPGRQSAAAAPPTAATPALRGAEHNASRPAALPKGPGAAAGRPRSASPPMCTGQTEIKETFKYINTVVSCLVFVLGIIGNSTLLRIIYKNKCMRNGPNILIASLALGDLLHIIIDIPINVYKLLAEDWPFGVEMCKLVPFIQKASVGITVLSLCALSIDRYRAVASWSRIKGIGVPKWTAVEIVLIWVISVILAVPEAIAFDMITMEYRGRYLRICLLHPTQKTSFMMFYKQAKDWWLFSFYFCLPLAITAFFYTLMTCEMLRKKSGMQIALNDHLKQRREVAKTVFCLVLVFALCWLPLHLSRILKLTIYDQKDPNRCELLSFFLVMDYIGINMASLNSCINPIALYLVSKRFQNCFKSCLCCWCQSKDLLSLEERQSCLKFKANDHGYDNFRSSNKYSSS, encoded by the exons ATGcccgccctcctcctcctgttgctgctcctcagctgccgcgccgccgccgccgaggAGGACGGCTCCCTGCTCCGGCCGGGCCCGGGCAGGCAGAGCGCGGCCGCCGCGCCCCCGACGGCCGCGACCCCCGCGCTGCGCGGCGCCGAGCACAACGCGTCCCGCCCGGCCGCGCTGCCCAAGGGCCCGGGGGCGGCTGCGGGGCGGCCGCGCTCCGCCTCGCCCCCCATGTGCACCGGGCAGACGGAGATCAAGGAGACTTTCAAGTACATCAATACGGTCGTGTCCTGCCTGGTCTTCGTCCTGGGCATCATCGGCAACTCCACGCTGCTGCGGATCATCTACAAGAACAAGTGCATGAGGAACGGCCCCAACATTCTCATCGCCAGCTTGGCCTTGGGCGACCTGCTCCACATCATCATCGACATCCCCATCAATGTCTACAAG cTACTTGCAGAGGACTGGCCCTTTGGTGTTGAAATGTGCAAATTAGTGCCCTTCATTCAAAAGGCGTCGGTGGGCATCACAGTGCTGAGCTTGTGTGCCCTCAGTATAGACAG GTACCGAGCAGTCGCTTCTTGGAGTCGCATTAAAGGAATTGGAGTGCCGAAGTGGACGGCTGTGGAGATTGTCCTCATCTGGGTCATATCAGTGATCCTGGCTGTTCCAGAAGCTATTGCATTTGACATGATTACTATGGAGTACAGAGGAAGGTATCTTAGAATCTGCTTGCTTCACCCCACACAGAAAACATCCTTTATGATG ttttACAAGCAAGCTAAAGACTGGTGGCTGTTCAGCTTTTACTTCTGTTTGCCACTGGCTATCACAGCATTTTTCTATACTCTCATGACTTGTGAGATGTTACGAAAGAAAAGTGGGATGCAAATTGCTCTAAATGACCATTTAAAACAG agaCGTGAGGTGGCCAAAACTGTGTTCTGTCTGGTACTTGTTTTTGCCTTGTGTTGGCTCCCACTACACTTAAGCAGAATCTTGAAACTCACTATTTATGATCAGAAGGACCCCAACAGATGTGAACTTCTGAG CTTTTTTCTTGTGATGGACTATATTGGCATTAACATGGCTTCACTGAACTCCTGCATCAATCCAATAGCTCTGTATTTGGTGAGCAAAAGATTCCAAAACTGCTTTAAG tCATGCTTGTGTTGCTGGTGCCAATCCAAAGATCTGTTGTCCCTGGAGGAAAGGCAGTCCTGTTTAAAGTTCAAAGCTAATGATCACGGATATGATAATTTCCGCTCCAGTAACAAGTACAGCTCTTCATAA